In the genome of Bremerella sp. P1, the window TGGGCCGGCAAGTCGCATGGCTTCCGTCTGTGCTTCGCGATACTGCTCGATGACAGAACCCTTGGGAACGCGATCGGTCAAAGGCTGGAGTAGTTGTTGACGGCGGGCCGCACGATCGGAAGGCACATCTTCGGGGCGAGTAAAACCAGCCGGACCGCTCTCGGTATCCACCAGATAGACAAAGCCGCCTTTAGCACCTAGGAAGCCGGGACCGCGACTCACATTGGGATACCCGACCACCATATAAGCGGGCACATCTGGATTGGCGGCGCCGCGGATGTGTCCCATGATTGAGCCGATCGATGGATAGGTAATGCTGCCACTGATGAGTCGTCCCGTATGAACAAAGTTCGTACCGAACGCATGTTCGTCGATGAGGTGATGATTAATCGTACGGATTGCTGTCAATCGATCGGCCAGTTTTGCCGTGCGATGTAGATGCTCACAGAACTTCACATCGGGCACGATAGTGTCGACTGTTCCGTATTCCGAACCTGCGACCTTGGGGGACGCTTTCGAGTTTCCGCGTTGTTTGGGATCGAAAGTGTCGATCTGCGCCATACCGCCGCCCAGCCAAAGAAAGATAACATGCTCAGCTTTGCCTTTGGGCACGTTGACGGCGGCGGGCGATGCCAGCAGTGAGGAGCCGGAAAGAGCAGCACCAGTCAACGCGCCGGTTTGCTGAAGAAATGTTCGTCTGTGCATCGGATAGATCCAATCTGAGTTGGGGCGTATCTCTCTGGTTGGTTATGGTGTGTAAATCCATTCGGGCGCATTCAGAATGGCCCACAGCACGTCTTCCATGCGGAGACGCCAATCGTTATTCAAAGCGTTGGTCGCAGGATCGCCACGCCGGGCAGCGACCTCCTTTTGTTGTGCCAGAGCGTTGGCTGGGCCATCGACGTGGTTTGACCAGCTTACATATCGAACTCGTTCACGTTTTTGGGGATTCGGTTTGACTCGTTCCGACTCGGGAATCACGCGCGTGTCATATCCCTCGGACAGATAGCGTACGTAAAGATCTCGTTCAGCAGACGTTGGCCTACGCGTCAACAAACGCAGGAACATTCGGTCAACAAGCTGATCGACGGTTTGATCTTCTAGGGCAAGCTGTGTCATTCCGTGACGATCGCTTAGGCGAGTCAGCCAGATGCTCATGACCCCGTTGCCGAAAATTGCCGGCTGCAGAATGTTAGGTTCCATATCGCGCTGACTGCGTGGATCTTGACGGGCTCCACGCCAGCCATAGGCTCTCAGAACGCTAGCGACCGCGGTAACGCGTGGTAGTCCTAGACTCGGACGATCACGCTCATTGGAAGTGGAAGCTAACATCCACGAACGTCGTGGCTTCCCGAGGGTGAGCGCATTCTTAATCTCTCGTACGCTGTCGATGTCCAAACTGACTTCTTCCAGGTCGAACGGCGTCCCAGTGGCGTGGAAGACGGAATCGACGATCTGTTCGGCGGTCAGACGGCGCGGGGCAGGAGAAATATAGAGCGGACTCGTTTCCGTCAAAGAAGGATCGGTAGCTCTCTGGTACGCGTGAGAAGAGAGGATCAATCGGCTGATCGCCTTCACATCGTACCCTGATGCGATGAACTTTCGCCCCAGCCACTGCAGGAGTTCTGGATGCGACGGACTACCCTTTTCCCAGTCAGAGAGGTTCTCTACGAGGCCACGTCCCATTAGTCGCTGCCAGACGCGGTTGACCATCACTTGCGCAAAGCGTTCGTTCTGAGGTGCTGTGATCAAGGTCGCCAGGCGATCCCGCGAATTGTCAGGATGCTCGGCGAGAGCATCAGCAACCGACTCGTCACAATACCGCTCGAACGGCCAGGTCGGTTCGACCTTAGCACCGGGATTGAGCGTTACCTCGATCAGTGGTTTGCGATCGGTTTGATGGAGTCGTCCAGCAGGGACACTACTCGTTTGGGGTAGTTGAATCACATCCTGCTTCAACAATGCTGCAAGCTGCATCAGGTCTTCCTGACGCGAAACGTGCGCCGGTGCATCGTGGCATCGGGCACACTTCATCTCTACGCCCAGAAACGCGGAGCTGACAATAATCCCTTTGGCTGCCATTGGAAGGTCATTCTGCGAAGCTGTGCCAAAACCTGCCGGTCCCCCAAAACGCTCGCTCCCCTCCATCCGAATCAACTCAGTGACGAACAAATCTGCGGGCTTGTTATCAACCAACGATTCGTATAACCACCAGCGGAACGGGCCTGTGTTATTGAGTGTTGGGTTGATGATATTCGGGTTCTCGGCCAGCACATCAAGCCAGTAGCCCATCCAATGATCGGCCCAGCGTTGGTCGGCCAGCAGTCGATCGATCGCATTAATACGCCGGGTGTCAGGGCTGTCATTAAGGAATGCCGCGATTTCAACTTCAGTCGGAGTAACTCCCACCGTGTCCAGCGTCACGCGGCGTAGAAATGCCAGGTCATCCGACAGGGGCGTGGGCTGAAAGGTCTTCACATTGAATTGCGGCCACATCGCTCCGTTGTTGATCCAACGCTTCAGCAAGGCAACCTCTTCGCTTGAGAGCGGCTCGCCCTTGGGCGGCATCACAACATCTTCGTCTTCTGATGTGACACGATCGATCAATGCACTATTGCCGGCTTCGCCTGGGACAAGTGCAGGCCCCTCAGCGTCGCCGCCCAGTAGCATCGAGGCGTGATCATCGATTCGCAATCCACCAGCAGCCTTTCCACCCTGGTGGCAATCGTAGCATCGTTTCTCGAGCAGTGGTTGGATGTCTTTGAAGTAGTCGACGTCGGCTTGCTGGCTCTGTTGCGCCTCGGTGGCGACAGTAGCAATCCGCGCGGCGATGAAATGGTCGATCTCATTGTGAGCAGGATAACCGGCTGCCAGCTCAGGCACGGTGACCGGTTTTGTGCTGGCCAGCCAGTCTGCTGCAGCCTCGCGCCTTCTATTCCAGTATTCGCTATGCGATTCGCGGCACTTAGCTCTGGCCGCTGCATTTACCTGATCGAGCCACGCATGACGATCGGCGACATAGTCCTTCCAGCCAGCATCGTTGTAGGCAACACGTTGATTTCCCGGCGACAACAGCGACCATGAGTCGGTCCCTTCCAGCGAGATCGCGGCAACCGTCTCACCAAGCTCGGGGCGTTGTTTGAGCTTTCCCTTAACGTTTCCGAGCATGCTTTCGAGGATCACGAAGTGCTCGCGACCAGAGGATTCAAACTCGCACCATGCATCGCGGTTTCCCGGCGGCACGAAACGGAAATCGGGACCGAGATCGAGGTAATCGTCCTGCACGGACAACGGCGTATGGCCTCCAGAGTCGAAATTGCGAGGTCCGTTTTCCAGAATCTCTTTTCCATCGATGTATAGCCGTGATAAGCCTCGGCCTCTCAGCAGTAGACGATGCTTTCCCTTTGGGAGTTTTACGATTGCAGACGCGCGAAAGTGAGAAGGGTTTGGGCGATCGCCTCGCACACCGGTGGAAATGTACTTGTGTGGAACGGCGAAGAACCCAAATGCGTTCTCCAGGTACGATTCGGTTACTTCGGGCTCTTCAGGCCAGCCGTTCGTTTCGGGCACACCTTTCTCGCTAATCTGTACAAGCACTCTTCCTGGTGGAATCATCTCGCGCGTGACGGCTGGCGGCGGTGGGATGTATTGGTATCGCTGAGCGATTTCTTCTGGTTCGAATCCCGAACGGTAGATTGCTAGATTGTCGAGCCAACCGTGGAACGAGGAACTTTCGCCACGTGTGTATCCGGTGCCGATGATCAGGTCGTCCGGGTCCTGAACTGGTGGCAGATCGGTCTTGCCTTCGAGATCCCATTTTCCCGCAACAGGTTTACCGTCGATCCAGGCCTTCAGGCTGTCGGCATTTCCGAAGGTGAACTGCAAAGCGACGTGATGCCAGCCTGTGGATGGAACAGTCGTATCGCTCCACCACCGGTGCCACGCAAACTCGCCAGTCTTGGGATGCTTACTGGTAAAGAGAAATCCGAGTTGTGCTCCTCGACCAGTGTCTTGAAACCGAACGGCGTAATTCTGGTTGGTCTCAGGAAAATCTTCGCCATCTTTGATATGCCGTCCTTTGCCAACGACATAGGCGACATTTCCGCGACCAAGCGAGCTGAACTTCACCCAGGTTTCAAAAGCGAAGGTATCACCAATGCCGAATCGCACATTCGTGAAGCCACCTCGTTCATGATCCTTGACTTCGATCGCACCCTCATGTCCTTTGAAGGACATGGCACGGTTTCCGGAATGAAACCCAGGATACTTGGGCGGTCTGGGGCCGTCAGCAACACTGCCGAACTTGCCCACCCAAGCACCGGGCGATGACGTCCCATCGAAACGCCACTCAAGAATTGGCTCCGTTGCCACGGCCAGGCTACTGGTCATCAGTAGCAAGGAGAATGCGATAAGGGTCGGAATCTTCATGGATACAGTGCTCGGCGGGAATGACGAGGAGTTAGGGCAAACAGACCTACGATGGGAACAATGCCGCGATGGGTGTGCCGCCGTCGGTAATGGGCACTGGACGGCCAGACTCGTGCAGTTCTTTGCGGGGATCAATTCCCATGGCAGCATAGATCGTTGCATGGAAGTCAGGTATGGATACGGGATTCTCTTCTATCTTCTTTCCGTGTTCTTCGTCGGTCACGCCGTAGGCACCCATGTGATTCAATCCACCGCCAGCGAGAATGAGGCTGAAGGCGGTGCCTTGGTGACCTCGACCACCGCGGTTGTCAAATTCCGCGGGTCGACCAAATTCGGTGCCAACGGCCACAAGTGTTTTGTCGAGTAGTTTTTGCTTCTCCAAATCACGAATCAACGCAGACAGCGCGGTATCGAGTTCCTGAATCAGTATGTGCTGATTAAGTTGTCCCTCGAAATGTGTATCCCAACCTGTGCCGTTGATGAAGTTGAGATTGTGGGATACCTCGATGAATCGGACACCGGCCTGAGTTAATCGCCGAGCAAGTAGGCATCGTTGACCGAACTCGCCCCCATAGTCATCACGAAGTGCGGCGGGTTCCTCGTCGAGTCGGAAGTTTTGCATGAACTTCGGACCAGCCCAGCGGCGAGCTTGAGCCTGCAATTCTGCATAGTGGGCGATAACGCGTTCCTTCACAGGATGATCCATTGTGGCCACCAGACGCTGCCGCCGTTCAATCTGGCGTTTGGAGAGTCCGTCGGGTTGGGTAAAGCCGGCGGGACCACTCTGCGTGTCGACAAGGTGAACCGGAGAGTAGCTGGGGCCAAGATATCCAGGACCGCGGCTGACATTCGGATAACCAATCAGCATGTAGGCAGGTACATCTTCCGATGCCGCGTCACGTTGATGGGAAACGAGCGCACCAAGCGAAGGATAGGTGACCGTACCACTGATCATGCGACCGGTGTGGACAAAGTTTGTCGCAAAAGCGTGCTCGTCCACAATGGTGTGATTCACGGTTCGAACCGCGGTAAGCCGGTCAGCGACTTTCGCCGTACGAGAAAGATGCTCGGTGAACCGTACACCCGACACGGCAGTATCGACGCTTCCGTAATCCGTCCCGGCGATCTTCGGAGTAGCGCGTGAGTTGCCCCGGCGTTTCGGGTCAAAAGTGTCAAGTTGGCACATGCCGCCGCCGAGCCAAATGAAGATGCAATGCTCGGCCTTGCCCTTGGGTACGTGGACAGGCGTCTCGAAGGAAGCGAGCAGCGATGATGGAGCTCCTGCCAACATCGGGGCGGCGATCGCAGGGGCGCTCTGGGCCAGAAACTTACGGCGATTCATAGGAACCAATGGTTTTGGGTGAATGATGGGGGTTGGTCTAACGGATGTAAATCCATTCAGGCTGATTCAACGTGTACCAGAGGAAATCCTCGACGCGTTCTCGCCAGTCGGCATCTAACTTTCGAGTCGGCGGATCGCCACGCCTTGCTTTGGCTTCAAGTTCGGCGGCCAAGGCGTTAGCGGGACCATCGAGGTGATTTGACCATGCCGTGTACTTTGGACGAACGCGTTTAACCGGCTCTTCAGGCGGTACGTTCGTGCGCCGTTGTTCGAAACCGGGCCCCAGCAAGTTGATTGCAAACTTGGACTCAGCTTCAGTCGGCTCGCGAGTGAGAAGCCGGAGATACAGCGATTCAATGAACTCTTCCAGAGACTGGTCTTCCAGTGCTAGTTGCGTAATGCCGTGATCGTCACTTAGACGCGTGGTCCAGCTTGCCATCGTTCCGTTTGACAGGACGGCAGGTTGAAGCACGTTGGGATCGCTTTCGCGCAACGTTACCGGTGACTGTCGAGCACCACGCCAGCCGAAGGATTCGAGAACGGTGATAACAGACTGAACCCGCGGGAGTGTGAGACTGGGGCGGTCACGCTCGTTGGAAGTCGAGGCCAGCATCCAAGAACGCCGTGGTTTTCCGAGCGAACGCTGGTTAGAGATACCATCCACGTCAAAGGTCATTTCTTCCACTTTGAACGGCGTTCCGGTGGCGGCGAAGAGAGAATCGACGATCTGCTCGGCGGCCATACGTCGCGGAGCGGGGCCGACGTATAAAGCCTCAGGTTGCAACAGTTGTGGCAGGCTAGCTCGCTGGTAGGCGTGGGAATTGAAGATGATCCGCGACACGGCCTTGAGGCTGTACCCGGAGTGTACGAACTCAC includes:
- a CDS encoding DUF1553 domain-containing protein, translating into MKIPTLIAFSLLLMTSSLAVATEPILEWRFDGTSSPGAWVGKFGSVADGPRPPKYPGFHSGNRAMSFKGHEGAIEVKDHERGGFTNVRFGIGDTFAFETWVKFSSLGRGNVAYVVGKGRHIKDGEDFPETNQNYAVRFQDTGRGAQLGFLFTSKHPKTGEFAWHRWWSDTTVPSTGWHHVALQFTFGNADSLKAWIDGKPVAGKWDLEGKTDLPPVQDPDDLIIGTGYTRGESSSFHGWLDNLAIYRSGFEPEEIAQRYQYIPPPPAVTREMIPPGRVLVQISEKGVPETNGWPEEPEVTESYLENAFGFFAVPHKYISTGVRGDRPNPSHFRASAIVKLPKGKHRLLLRGRGLSRLYIDGKEILENGPRNFDSGGHTPLSVQDDYLDLGPDFRFVPPGNRDAWCEFESSGREHFVILESMLGNVKGKLKQRPELGETVAAISLEGTDSWSLLSPGNQRVAYNDAGWKDYVADRHAWLDQVNAAARAKCRESHSEYWNRRREAAADWLASTKPVTVPELAAGYPAHNEIDHFIAARIATVATEAQQSQQADVDYFKDIQPLLEKRCYDCHQGGKAAGGLRIDDHASMLLGGDAEGPALVPGEAGNSALIDRVTSEDEDVVMPPKGEPLSSEEVALLKRWINNGAMWPQFNVKTFQPTPLSDDLAFLRRVTLDTVGVTPTEVEIAAFLNDSPDTRRINAIDRLLADQRWADHWMGYWLDVLAENPNIINPTLNNTGPFRWWLYESLVDNKPADLFVTELIRMEGSERFGGPAGFGTASQNDLPMAAKGIIVSSAFLGVEMKCARCHDAPAHVSRQEDLMQLAALLKQDVIQLPQTSSVPAGRLHQTDRKPLIEVTLNPGAKVEPTWPFERYCDESVADALAEHPDNSRDRLATLITAPQNERFAQVMVNRVWQRLMGRGLVENLSDWEKGSPSHPELLQWLGRKFIASGYDVKAISRLILSSHAYQRATDPSLTETSPLYISPAPRRLTAEQIVDSVFHATGTPFDLEEVSLDIDSVREIKNALTLGKPRRSWMLASTSNERDRPSLGLPRVTAVASVLRAYGWRGARQDPRSQRDMEPNILQPAIFGNGVMSIWLTRLSDRHGMTQLALEDQTVDQLVDRMFLRLLTRRPTSAERDLYVRYLSEGYDTRVIPESERVKPNPQKRERVRYVSWSNHVDGPANALAQQKEVAARRGDPATNALNNDWRLRMEDVLWAILNAPEWIYTP
- a CDS encoding DUF1501 domain-containing protein, encoding MHRRTFLQQTGALTGAALSGSSLLASPAAVNVPKGKAEHVIFLWLGGGMAQIDTFDPKQRGNSKASPKVAGSEYGTVDTIVPDVKFCEHLHRTAKLADRLTAIRTINHHLIDEHAFGTNFVHTGRLISGSITYPSIGSIMGHIRGAANPDVPAYMVVGYPNVSRGPGFLGAKGGFVYLVDTESGPAGFTRPEDVPSDRAARRQQLLQPLTDRVPKGSVIEQYREAQTEAMRLAGPDFMRHFRLKDESADLRNAYGGEFGQRCLLARRLVQAGVRFIEVSHNLNFINGTGWDTHNEGQKNQHLLIKELDIALSALIADLENQKLLDKTLVAIGTEFGRPATYDGRGGRGHQGTCFSLLLAGGGLKHQGAYGVTDELSKKIVENPVSIPDFHATIHAALGVNPAHELFDGSRPVPITDQGTPIAALFA
- a CDS encoding DUF1501 domain-containing protein, producing the protein MNRRKFLAQSAPAIAAPMLAGAPSSLLASFETPVHVPKGKAEHCIFIWLGGGMCQLDTFDPKRRGNSRATPKIAGTDYGSVDTAVSGVRFTEHLSRTAKVADRLTAVRTVNHTIVDEHAFATNFVHTGRMISGTVTYPSLGALVSHQRDAASEDVPAYMLIGYPNVSRGPGYLGPSYSPVHLVDTQSGPAGFTQPDGLSKRQIERRQRLVATMDHPVKERVIAHYAELQAQARRWAGPKFMQNFRLDEEPAALRDDYGGEFGQRCLLARRLTQAGVRFIEVSHNLNFINGTGWDTHFEGQLNQHILIQELDTALSALIRDLEKQKLLDKTLVAVGTEFGRPAEFDNRGGRGHQGTAFSLILAGGGLNHMGAYGVTDEEHGKKIEENPVSIPDFHATIYAAMGIDPRKELHESGRPVPITDGGTPIAALFPS